One window from the genome of Mumia sp. ZJ1417 encodes:
- a CDS encoding SDR family oxidoreductase, whose amino-acid sequence MSLGLEGRAYVLTGASRGLGLASAQCLVDQGASVVVTGRDADAVEVAVAQLGAERATGVVADNADPGTPAEVLRAVTERYGRFDGLLVSVGGPPGGTLADVTDDQWRGAFESVFLGAVRLVRELAPALGDGGAIALVLSSSVRTPIGGLSISNGLRPGLAMLTKELADELGPRGVRVNGLLPGRIETDRVRHLDSLADDPQAARAASERSIPLRRYGRPEEFGAAAAFLLSPAASYVTGVMLPVDGGALRSL is encoded by the coding sequence ATGAGCCTCGGACTGGAGGGACGAGCGTACGTCCTCACCGGCGCGAGCCGTGGGCTCGGGCTTGCCAGCGCGCAGTGCCTCGTCGACCAGGGGGCGTCGGTGGTGGTCACCGGGCGCGATGCCGACGCCGTCGAGGTCGCGGTCGCCCAGCTGGGGGCGGAGCGGGCGACCGGCGTGGTCGCGGACAACGCCGATCCCGGTACGCCCGCCGAGGTGCTGCGCGCGGTGACGGAGCGCTACGGCCGCTTCGACGGCCTGCTGGTCAGCGTCGGTGGTCCGCCGGGCGGCACGCTCGCCGACGTGACGGACGACCAGTGGCGCGGCGCGTTCGAGTCGGTCTTCCTGGGCGCGGTGAGGCTCGTCCGCGAGCTGGCTCCCGCCCTCGGCGACGGCGGAGCGATCGCCCTCGTGCTCTCGTCGTCGGTACGGACACCGATCGGCGGCCTGTCGATCAGCAACGGCCTGCGGCCAGGGCTGGCCATGCTCACGAAGGAGCTGGCTGACGAGCTCGGACCCCGGGGCGTACGGGTCAACGGGCTGCTGCCGGGCCGGATCGAGACCGACCGCGTCCGCCACCTCGACTCGCTGGCGGACGACCCTCAGGCTGCGCGTGCGGCCTCGGAGCGGTCGATCCCGCTGCGGCGGTACGGGCGTCCAGAGGAGTTCGGGGCGGCAGCAGCGTTTCTGCTGTCACCTGCGGCTTCGTACGTCACCGGAGTCATGCTCCCGGTCGACGGAGGCGCCCTCCGGTCGCTGTGA
- a CDS encoding acetone carboxylase, whose protein sequence is MNDETLTCSAKGCENPAKHALLWNNPKIHTPDRRKTWLACDAHEESLRQFLSARGFWKETQPVSSDVG, encoded by the coding sequence GTGAACGACGAGACCCTGACCTGCTCCGCGAAGGGCTGCGAGAACCCCGCGAAGCACGCGCTCCTGTGGAACAACCCCAAGATCCACACGCCGGACCGGCGCAAGACGTGGCTCGCGTGCGACGCGCACGAGGAGTCGCTGCGCCAGTTCCTGTCGGCCCGTGGCTTCTGGAAGGAGACCCAGCCGGTCTCCTCCGACGTCGGCTGA
- a CDS encoding DUF3099 domain-containing protein, whose translation MEDRHADRVSITTAQVARSEELRHRQNRYLVSMLIRTICFLLAVVVDGWARWFFILGALFLPYVAVVFANTARRKPVDQADVLHPEPIGEITTGPVTKPADETDDPDTTTGPR comes from the coding sequence ATGGAGGATCGCCATGCCGACCGTGTCAGCATCACCACGGCGCAGGTGGCCCGCAGCGAAGAGCTGAGGCACCGCCAGAACCGCTACCTGGTGTCGATGCTGATCCGTACGATCTGCTTCCTGCTCGCCGTCGTGGTCGACGGATGGGCTCGGTGGTTCTTCATCCTCGGCGCTCTCTTCCTGCCCTACGTCGCCGTCGTCTTCGCGAACACGGCGCGCCGCAAGCCCGTCGACCAGGCCGACGTGCTCCACCCCGAGCCGATCGGCGAGATCACGACCGGCCCGGTGACCAAGCCCGCCGACGAGACCGATGACCCTGACACAACGACAGGACCCCGGTGA
- a CDS encoding histidine phosphatase family protein — protein MKQLVVVRHAKAEGSASTDLARALTRRGHDDARRRGEQLTDFVTGTALALVSPAVRTRETFDEVNASLGLAPAHVAYPPSLYEASAHRVLQEVRAVDGEPSTIVVVGHNPSMGDLVWMLHDGTHNGAWKAYGDRGFPTSAAAVLTYDGDWFDIDPRTMRLEDYLAPSPR, from the coding sequence GTGAAGCAGCTGGTCGTGGTCCGGCACGCCAAGGCCGAGGGGTCGGCGTCCACCGACCTGGCCCGGGCGCTGACGCGGCGCGGTCACGACGACGCCCGGCGCCGCGGTGAGCAGCTCACCGACTTCGTGACCGGGACCGCGCTCGCGCTCGTCTCGCCGGCGGTACGGACGCGCGAGACGTTCGACGAGGTCAACGCGTCGCTCGGCCTCGCACCGGCCCACGTGGCGTACCCCCCGAGCCTGTACGAGGCCAGCGCGCACCGGGTCCTTCAAGAGGTGCGTGCCGTCGACGGCGAGCCAAGCACGATCGTCGTCGTCGGGCACAACCCGTCGATGGGCGACCTCGTCTGGATGCTCCACGACGGGACGCACAACGGCGCGTGGAAGGCGTACGGCGACCGTGGTTTCCCGACGTCGGCCGCCGCCGTGCTGACGTACGACGGGGACTGGTTCGACATCGATCCACGGACGATGCGGCTCGAGGACTACCTCGCCCCGTCGCCCCGCTGA
- a CDS encoding SURF1 family protein yields the protein MYRFLLTRRWLAFALFVVLLAGVCTWLGFWQFGRLDDKVARNEVTRQNVESTPVAPSKVATSDIDEAESNEWRQVTVTGTYDTANNLIVKYQTRDEGSGVDIVTPLRTADGTAVLVERGWLPSANRTGADVDVPTPPSGEVTVVGWWRANDHVPLSATQPDEAGQVRAVSTLGVAPALDYPLYEGGYLLLEEQDPPNDEFILPDGPEYGQGPHFFYGLQWWFFGALGVIGFGWFAWAEAHPRGPRKAGHARPGQRSVPAARAAAERAAAARAGTTGSQRPEGASVDREHDSGDVRSRR from the coding sequence GTGTACCGGTTCCTCCTGACCCGCCGCTGGCTCGCGTTCGCGCTGTTCGTGGTCCTGCTGGCCGGGGTCTGCACGTGGTTGGGGTTCTGGCAGTTCGGCCGCCTCGACGACAAGGTCGCACGCAACGAGGTCACGCGGCAGAACGTGGAGTCGACGCCCGTCGCGCCTTCGAAGGTCGCGACCTCCGACATCGACGAGGCCGAGAGCAACGAGTGGCGCCAGGTCACGGTCACCGGCACGTACGACACCGCGAACAACCTCATCGTCAAGTACCAGACCCGTGACGAGGGCTCCGGAGTCGACATCGTCACTCCCCTCCGTACCGCTGACGGCACGGCCGTCCTCGTCGAGCGCGGCTGGCTCCCGTCTGCGAACCGGACCGGCGCGGACGTCGACGTCCCCACCCCGCCTTCCGGAGAGGTCACGGTGGTCGGCTGGTGGCGTGCCAACGACCACGTCCCCCTGTCCGCCACCCAGCCCGACGAGGCAGGCCAGGTGCGTGCCGTCTCGACGCTCGGGGTCGCACCGGCCCTCGACTATCCCCTGTACGAGGGCGGCTACCTGCTTCTTGAGGAGCAGGACCCGCCCAACGACGAGTTCATCCTTCCCGACGGGCCCGAGTATGGCCAGGGACCGCACTTCTTCTACGGCCTGCAGTGGTGGTTCTTCGGGGCACTCGGTGTCATCGGCTTCGGATGGTTCGCGTGGGCCGAGGCCCACCCGCGCGGTCCCCGCAAGGCGGGCCATGCCCGTCCCGGCCAACGCAGCGTTCCTGCCGCCCGCGCGGCCGCGGAGCGCGCCGCCGCCGCCCGAGCGGGCACGACCGGCTCACAGCGACCGGAGGGCGCCTCCGTCGACCGGGAGCATGACTCCGGTGACGTACGAAGCCGCAGGTGA
- a CDS encoding dodecin — protein MTNRTYRITEIVGTSTEGVSDAITNGIERASKTLRHLDWFEVEGIRGHIEGDRVDHYQVTLKIGFRLEDDE, from the coding sequence ATGACGAACCGTACGTACCGCATCACCGAGATCGTGGGCACCTCGACCGAGGGCGTCTCCGACGCGATCACCAACGGCATCGAGCGGGCCTCGAAGACCCTGCGTCACCTGGACTGGTTCGAGGTGGAGGGCATTCGCGGGCACATCGAGGGAGACCGGGTCGATCACTACCAGGTCACCCTCAAGATCGGGTTCCGCCTCGAGGACGACGAGTAA
- the moaA gene encoding GTP 3',8-cyclase MoaA, which yields MTAETLAQTAATLADRHGRVATDLRVSLTDRCNLRCQYCMPAEGLDWMPTEQTLTDDEVVRLVTIAVERLGVTDVRFTGGEPLLRRGLAGIVTATKALSPTPTVSLTSNGLGLKHTAGALAEAGLDRVNISLDTIRPDTFEQITRRDRHADVVAGLEAAQEAGIAPVKVNAVLLRGINDDQAPELLAWCLDRGYRLRFIEQMPLDAQHVWDRSSMVTADEIFEKLAPYMTLTPANRDRGSAPAEEFLVDGGPATVGIIASVTRPFCGDCDRVRLTADGQVRNCLFAREESDLRAALRGGASDDEIADRWRAAMWTKLPGHGIDDVGFLQPSRPMSAIGG from the coding sequence ATGACTGCCGAGACCCTCGCGCAGACCGCAGCAACGCTCGCCGACCGCCACGGTCGGGTGGCCACTGATCTGCGCGTCTCGCTCACCGACCGCTGCAACCTGCGCTGCCAGTACTGCATGCCGGCTGAGGGCTTGGACTGGATGCCGACGGAGCAGACGCTGACCGACGACGAGGTCGTCCGGCTCGTCACGATCGCGGTGGAGCGGCTCGGTGTGACCGATGTACGGTTCACGGGCGGAGAGCCCTTGCTCCGGCGCGGGCTGGCGGGCATCGTCACCGCGACCAAGGCGCTCTCCCCGACGCCGACGGTGTCGCTGACCTCGAACGGTCTCGGGCTCAAGCACACCGCGGGAGCGCTGGCCGAGGCCGGGCTCGACCGGGTCAACATCAGCCTCGACACGATCCGCCCGGACACCTTCGAGCAGATCACCCGTCGTGACCGGCACGCCGACGTCGTCGCCGGGCTCGAGGCCGCCCAGGAGGCGGGGATCGCCCCGGTGAAGGTCAACGCGGTGCTGCTGCGCGGCATCAACGACGACCAGGCCCCTGAGCTGCTCGCCTGGTGCCTCGACCGGGGCTACCGTCTGCGGTTCATCGAGCAGATGCCGCTGGACGCCCAGCACGTCTGGGACCGCAGCTCGATGGTGACGGCGGACGAGATCTTCGAGAAGCTGGCCCCGTACATGACGCTGACACCGGCGAACCGAGACCGAGGCTCGGCGCCGGCCGAGGAGTTCCTCGTGGACGGTGGTCCCGCGACGGTCGGCATCATCGCCTCGGTGACGCGGCCGTTCTGCGGCGACTGCGACCGGGTCCGGCTGACGGCCGACGGGCAGGTCCGCAACTGCCTCTTCGCCCGTGAGGAGTCCGACCTGCGGGCGGCGCTGCGCGGGGGAGCATCGGACGACGAGATCGCCGACCGCTGGCGCGCCGCGATGTGGACGAAGCTTCCCGGTCACGGCATCGACGACGTCGGGTTCCTGCAGCCGAGCCGCCCGATGTCGGCCATCGGCGGCTAG